A DNA window from Aminipila luticellarii contains the following coding sequences:
- a CDS encoding 3-oxoacid CoA-transferase subunit B, protein MNNEKEIIARRVAMEIEDGNVVNLGIGLPEMVANYIPDTIDVEFQAENGILGMGGTCKAGEENKDVINAGFKYVQVKKGAMFFDSATSFAIIRGGHVDVTVLGVLEIDETGTFASHKIPGKKVPGMGGAMDLVMGAKKVIVATTHTKKDGGKKIIKKVSLPITAVSKVDLIITELAVIRVTEQGLVLEEINENTTIEKVQERTEPKLIISKNLKVMFSE, encoded by the coding sequence ATGAATAATGAGAAAGAGATTATCGCCCGAAGAGTTGCAATGGAAATTGAGGATGGCAATGTGGTAAATCTAGGGATTGGATTGCCGGAAATGGTTGCAAATTATATTCCCGACACAATAGATGTTGAATTTCAGGCAGAAAACGGAATCTTGGGCATGGGCGGAACCTGCAAGGCGGGAGAAGAAAACAAGGATGTAATCAATGCGGGTTTTAAATACGTTCAAGTTAAAAAAGGTGCTATGTTTTTTGACAGTGCCACTTCATTTGCGATCATCAGAGGCGGTCATGTAGATGTCACCGTTTTGGGTGTATTAGAAATTGATGAAACCGGAACTTTTGCAAGCCACAAGATACCAGGGAAAAAGGTACCAGGTATGGGCGGTGCTATGGACTTAGTCATGGGTGCAAAAAAGGTAATTGTTGCAACCACACATACCAAAAAAGATGGGGGCAAAAAAATTATAAAAAAGGTTTCTTTGCCCATAACTGCAGTTTCAAAGGTCGATCTTATTATAACCGAGCTGGCAGTAATACGGGTGACGGAACAAGGCCTGGTATTAGAAGAAATAAATGAAAATACTACAATAGAAAAGGTTCAAGAACGGACAGAACCGAAATTAATTATATCGAAGAATTTGAAAGTCATGTTTAGTGAATAA